Proteins encoded together in one Chiloscyllium plagiosum isolate BGI_BamShark_2017 chromosome 50, ASM401019v2, whole genome shotgun sequence window:
- the LOC122544621 gene encoding histone H4, whose amino-acid sequence MSGRGKGGKGLGKGGAKRHRKVLRDNIQGITKPAIRRLARRGGVKRISGLIYEETRGVLKVFLENVIRDAVTYTEHAKRKTVTAMDVVYALKRQGRTLYGFGG is encoded by the coding sequence ATGTCTGGAAGAGGTAAAGGAGGCAAAGGCCTGGGAAAAGGCGGAGCGAAGCGACACCGGAAAGTGCTCCGTGATAACATCCAGGGTATCACGAAACCAGCCATCCGACGCCTGGCTCGCCGTGGCGGGGTCAAGCGCATCTCGGGCTTGATCTACGAGGAGACCCGCGGGGTGCTGAAGGTTTTCCTGGAGAATGTGATCAGGGATGCGGTCACCTACACTGAGCACGCCAAGCGCAAAACAGTCACCGCCATGGATGTGGTGTACGCTCTGAAACGCCAGGGCCGCACTCTCTATGGATTCGGCGGCTGA
- the LOC122544625 gene encoding histone H3-like, with protein MARTKQTARESTGGKAPRKQLASKAARKSAPAMGRVKKPLRYRPGTVALREICRYQKSTELVIRKLLFQRLMREIAQDFKTDLRFQSSAVMAL; from the coding sequence ATGGCCAGAACCAAGCAGACAGCGCGCGAATCCACCGGAGGGAAAGCTCCCCGCAAACAGCTGGCGAGCAAAGCGGCCCGCAAGAGCGCTCCGGCCATGGGCAGAGTGAAGAAGCCTCTTCGCTACAGGCCCGGCACAGTGGCTCTGCGGGAGATCTGCCGCTACCAGAAATCCACCGAGCTGGTGATCCGCAAACTGCTCTTCCAGCGCCTGATGCGAGAGATCGCTCAGGACTTCAAGACCGATCTGCGCTTCCAGAGCTCGGCGGTGATGGCCCTATAG
- the LOC122544562 gene encoding histone H3 produces MARTKQTARKSTGGKAPRKQLATKAARKSAPATGGVKKPHRYRPGTVALREIRRYQKSTELLIRKLPFQRLVREIAQDFKTDLRFQSSAVMALQEASEAYLVGLFEDTNLCAIHAKRVTIMPKDIQLARRIRGERA; encoded by the coding sequence ATGGCCAGAACCAAGCAGACAGCGCGCAAATCCACCGGAGGAAAAGCTCCCCGCAAGCAGCTGGCGACCAAAGCGGCCCGCAAGAGCGCTCCGGCCACGGGCGGAGTGAAGAAGCCTCATCGCTACAGGCCCGGCACGGTGGCTCTGCGGGAGATCCGCCGCTACCAGAAATCCACCGAGCTGCTGATCCGCAAACTGCCCTTCCAGCGCCTGGTGCGAGAGATCGCTCAGGACTTCAAGACCGACCTGCGCTTCCAGAGCTCGGCGGTGATGGCCCTGCAGGAGGCCAGCGAGGCTTACCTGGTGGGACTGTTTGAGGACACCAACCTGTGCGCCATCCACGCCAAGCGGGTCACCATCATGCCCAAAGACATCCAGCTGGCCCGCCGGATCCGCGGGGAGCGCGCCTAA